A section of the Trichomycterus rosablanca isolate fTriRos1 chromosome 6, fTriRos1.hap1, whole genome shotgun sequence genome encodes:
- the pjvk gene encoding pejvakin isoform X1, with protein MFAAATKNFVKQVGDTGRLIPVPSLSEADRYQPLSLVTRKRRRHFWKKTKYASTPFSLKDILVGEKEITAGVSSYQLLNYEDKSDVSLTGRLGNHLIHEVGVNISGSDSVAVKASFGVVTKHEVEVPTLLRELNSRKVDLDHCLVRQSRESGRTVLCVVMESIRTTRQCSLTVHAGVRGTTMRFQIDNGHNPKGRDKSIVIPAHTTIAFSIFELYVRLDGRLDICVAPASVGGFEREQIREQLGGFVGRFSVGRLRRFLSGIIYGNPFRADDRTFEELTHSDMYMDDVADYYEKAASMTDLSMSYLREDKHTRVNLLNHNIPKGLCSLCSMSHQRRETVYGCLECSSGGQKYVRLHAVPCFDLWHKNIR; from the exons ATGTTTGCAGCAGCTACTAAGAACTTTGTGAAGCAGGTGGGGGACACAGGGCGGTTGATTCCTGTTCCAAGCCTCAGCGAGGCAGACCGGTATCAACCCCTTAGCCTGGTGACCAGAAAAAGGAGAAGACATTTTTGGAAGAAAACCAAGTATGCTTCGACCCCATTCTCACTGAAAGACATACTCGTAGGAGAAAAGGAGATTACTGCAG GAGTGTCTTCTTACCAGCTTCTCAACTATGAAGACAAGTCAGATGTGTCTCTGACTGGACGCCTGGGCAACCATCTCATTCATGAAGTGGGCGTAAACATCAGTGGTTCAGACTCTGTGGCGGTCAAAGCTTCTTTTGGTGTTGTAACTAAACATGAGGTGGAGGTTCCTACTTTACTACGAGAGCTGAACTCAAG AAAAGTTGACCTGGATCACTGTCTGGTCCGCCAGTCAAGGGAAAGTGGACGAACTGTGCTTTGTGTTGTCATGGAAAGTATTCGTACCACACGCCAGTGTTCGCTCACCGTACATGCTGGTGTGCGTGGGACTACTATGAGG TTTCAGATAGACAATGGTCATAATCCTAAAGGCCGTGACAAATCCATCGTTATTCCAGCTCACACTACCATAGCCTTTAGCATATTCGAGCTTTACGTGCGACTTGATGGACGTCTAG ATATTTGTGTAGCACCAGCATCAGTGGGAGGTTTCGAGAGGGAACAGATCCGTGAGCAACTTGGTGGATTTGTTGGCAGGTTTTCAGTAGGCAGACTGCGCAGGTTTCTGTCAGGGATTATTTATGGGAACCCCTTCAGAGCAG ATGACAGAACGTTTGAGGAGCTCACTCACTCGGACATGTATATGGACGACGTAGCAGATTACTATGAAAAAGCAGCCAGCATGACTGACTTGTCTATGTCTTACCTACGTGAGGACAAGCACACTCGAGTTAACCTGCTAAACCACAACATCCCTAAAGGCCTATGCTCTCTCTGCAGCATGAGCCACCAGCGCCGGGAGACTGTCTACGGCTGCCTCGAGTGCTCCTCTGGTGGGCAGAAGTATGTACGGTTACACGCTGTGCCATGCTTTGATCTGTGGCACAAAAACATACGGTAA
- the pjvk gene encoding pejvakin isoform X2 encodes MFAAATKNFVKQVGDTGRLIPVPSLSEADRYQPLSLVTRKRRRHFWKKTKYASTPFSLKDILVGEKEITAGVSSYQLLNYEDKSDVSLTGRLGNHLIHEVGVNISGSDSVAVKASFGVVTKHEVEVPTLLRELNSRKVDLDHCLVRQSRESGRTVLCVVMESIRTTRQCSLTVHAGVRGTTMRFQIDNGHNPKGRDKSIVIPAHTTIAFSIFELYVRLDGRLDICVAPASVGGFEREQIREQLVFKLLLLILFSTDDRTFEELTHSDMYMDDVADYYEKAASMTDLSMSYLREDKHTRVNLLNHNIPKGLCSLCSMSHQRRETVYGCLECSSGGQKYVRLHAVPCFDLWHKNIR; translated from the exons ATGTTTGCAGCAGCTACTAAGAACTTTGTGAAGCAGGTGGGGGACACAGGGCGGTTGATTCCTGTTCCAAGCCTCAGCGAGGCAGACCGGTATCAACCCCTTAGCCTGGTGACCAGAAAAAGGAGAAGACATTTTTGGAAGAAAACCAAGTATGCTTCGACCCCATTCTCACTGAAAGACATACTCGTAGGAGAAAAGGAGATTACTGCAG GAGTGTCTTCTTACCAGCTTCTCAACTATGAAGACAAGTCAGATGTGTCTCTGACTGGACGCCTGGGCAACCATCTCATTCATGAAGTGGGCGTAAACATCAGTGGTTCAGACTCTGTGGCGGTCAAAGCTTCTTTTGGTGTTGTAACTAAACATGAGGTGGAGGTTCCTACTTTACTACGAGAGCTGAACTCAAG AAAAGTTGACCTGGATCACTGTCTGGTCCGCCAGTCAAGGGAAAGTGGACGAACTGTGCTTTGTGTTGTCATGGAAAGTATTCGTACCACACGCCAGTGTTCGCTCACCGTACATGCTGGTGTGCGTGGGACTACTATGAGG TTTCAGATAGACAATGGTCATAATCCTAAAGGCCGTGACAAATCCATCGTTATTCCAGCTCACACTACCATAGCCTTTAGCATATTCGAGCTTTACGTGCGACTTGATGGACGTCTAG ATATTTGTGTAGCACCAGCATCAGTGGGAGGTTTCGAGAGGGAACAGATCCGTGAGCAACTTG tttttaaattattattattaatactgt TCTCTACAGATGACAGAACGTTTGAGGAGCTCACTCACTCGGACATGTATATGGACGACGTAGCAGATTACTATGAAAAAGCAGCCAGCATGACTGACTTGTCTATGTCTTACCTACGTGAGGACAAGCACACTCGAGTTAACCTGCTAAACCACAACATCCCTAAAGGCCTATGCTCTCTCTGCAGCATGAGCCACCAGCGCCGGGAGACTGTCTACGGCTGCCTCGAGTGCTCCTCTGGTGGGCAGAAGTATGTACGGTTACACGCTGTGCCATGCTTTGATCTGTGGCACAAAAACATACGGTAA
- the pjvk gene encoding pejvakin isoform X3, translating to MFAAATKNFVKQVGDTGRLIPVPSLSEADRYQPLSLVTRKRRRHFWKKTKYASTPFSLKDILVGEKEITAGVSSYQLLNYEDKSDVSLTGRLGNHLIHEVGVNISGSDSVAVKASFGVVTKHEVEVPTLLRELNSRKVDLDHCLVRQSRESGRTVLCVVMESIRTTRQCSLTVHAGVRGTTMRFQIDNGHNPKGRDKSIVIPAHTTIAFSIFELYVRLDGRLDDRTFEELTHSDMYMDDVADYYEKAASMTDLSMSYLREDKHTRVNLLNHNIPKGLCSLCSMSHQRRETVYGCLECSSGGQKYVRLHAVPCFDLWHKNIR from the exons ATGTTTGCAGCAGCTACTAAGAACTTTGTGAAGCAGGTGGGGGACACAGGGCGGTTGATTCCTGTTCCAAGCCTCAGCGAGGCAGACCGGTATCAACCCCTTAGCCTGGTGACCAGAAAAAGGAGAAGACATTTTTGGAAGAAAACCAAGTATGCTTCGACCCCATTCTCACTGAAAGACATACTCGTAGGAGAAAAGGAGATTACTGCAG GAGTGTCTTCTTACCAGCTTCTCAACTATGAAGACAAGTCAGATGTGTCTCTGACTGGACGCCTGGGCAACCATCTCATTCATGAAGTGGGCGTAAACATCAGTGGTTCAGACTCTGTGGCGGTCAAAGCTTCTTTTGGTGTTGTAACTAAACATGAGGTGGAGGTTCCTACTTTACTACGAGAGCTGAACTCAAG AAAAGTTGACCTGGATCACTGTCTGGTCCGCCAGTCAAGGGAAAGTGGACGAACTGTGCTTTGTGTTGTCATGGAAAGTATTCGTACCACACGCCAGTGTTCGCTCACCGTACATGCTGGTGTGCGTGGGACTACTATGAGG TTTCAGATAGACAATGGTCATAATCCTAAAGGCCGTGACAAATCCATCGTTATTCCAGCTCACACTACCATAGCCTTTAGCATATTCGAGCTTTACGTGCGACTTGATGGACGTCTAG ATGACAGAACGTTTGAGGAGCTCACTCACTCGGACATGTATATGGACGACGTAGCAGATTACTATGAAAAAGCAGCCAGCATGACTGACTTGTCTATGTCTTACCTACGTGAGGACAAGCACACTCGAGTTAACCTGCTAAACCACAACATCCCTAAAGGCCTATGCTCTCTCTGCAGCATGAGCCACCAGCGCCGGGAGACTGTCTACGGCTGCCTCGAGTGCTCCTCTGGTGGGCAGAAGTATGTACGGTTACACGCTGTGCCATGCTTTGATCTGTGGCACAAAAACATACGGTAA